Proteins from a single region of Phycisphaerae bacterium:
- a CDS encoding N-acetyltransferase yields the protein MVDVPAIHRLITGHAEFNRMLFRSHADLYEHLRDFFVAVENVDGAERVVGCAALELAWRDLAEVKSLAVAEGWQGRGIGSALVRAVVAEGRRLGLARVFALTREDRFFGKLGFAQVPKETLPHKVWTDCVRCPLQANCDEIAVVLSVES from the coding sequence ATGGTCGATGTGCCTGCGATCCACCGGTTGATTACCGGTCATGCCGAGTTCAATCGGATGCTGTTTCGTTCGCACGCCGATCTGTACGAGCACTTGCGGGATTTCTTCGTGGCGGTGGAGAACGTGGACGGGGCGGAGCGGGTGGTGGGTTGTGCGGCATTAGAGCTGGCCTGGCGTGATCTGGCGGAAGTCAAGAGCCTGGCTGTGGCCGAGGGCTGGCAGGGTCGGGGGATTGGCTCGGCCCTGGTCCGGGCGGTGGTAGCGGAGGGTCGCCGGCTGGGCTTGGCCAGGGTGTTTGCCCTGACCCGCGAGGATCGTTTTTTCGGGAAGCTGGGATTCGCTCAGGTTCCCAAGGAGACGCTGCCGCACAAGGTCTGGACGGACTGTGTTCGCTGCCCGCTCCAGGCGAACTGTGACGAGATTGCCGTTGTGTTGAGTGTTGAGTCTTGA
- a CDS encoding magnesium transporter — protein sequence MSRFIASQHFDDPVSLHMRAWSTALRQDMTVSEALTELRTRDLSDKVVYLYVTDADQRLVGVVSTRRLLISPPSECVQAIMDTQVVAIEATATVLEACESFGQHRFLALPVVDSEGRLAGAIDIGLFTDEAVTGFERRQAERVFQLMGVHVALGRKVSPWRSFVDRFPWLLCNIIGGILCALIAGRYEAFLDTVIVLALFIPVVLALAESVSMQSMTLTLVGLESQRIHWLRLWGNLRKEFATAAMLGTGCGLVVGLVAFVWKGSGLVSLSIGASIALAMLTACLLGVLIPTTIRRFNRDPRIAAGPIVLASADIATLAFYFSLSGWLLGR from the coding sequence ATGAGTCGATTCATCGCTTCCCAGCATTTCGATGACCCGGTGTCGCTGCACATGCGGGCCTGGAGCACTGCCCTTCGCCAAGACATGACCGTGAGCGAGGCGTTGACGGAGCTGCGCACACGTGATCTGAGCGACAAGGTCGTCTACTTGTATGTTACCGATGCTGACCAGCGGCTGGTCGGCGTGGTCTCGACCCGCCGATTGCTGATCAGCCCGCCCTCGGAGTGTGTCCAGGCGATCATGGATACCCAGGTGGTTGCGATCGAGGCGACGGCGACGGTGTTGGAGGCGTGCGAGTCGTTCGGCCAGCACCGGTTTCTCGCCCTGCCCGTCGTTGATTCAGAAGGGCGGCTGGCCGGGGCCATCGACATCGGCCTGTTCACCGACGAGGCGGTCACGGGCTTCGAGCGCCGGCAGGCGGAGCGTGTGTTCCAGCTCATGGGCGTGCACGTGGCCCTTGGGCGCAAGGTATCTCCGTGGCGCAGCTTCGTGGACCGGTTTCCCTGGCTGTTGTGCAACATCATTGGCGGGATTCTCTGTGCTCTGATTGCCGGGCGCTACGAGGCGTTTCTCGACACGGTGATTGTGCTGGCCCTGTTCATTCCGGTGGTGCTGGCCCTGGCCGAGAGCGTGAGCATGCAATCCATGACCCTGACGCTGGTGGGGCTGGAGTCCCAGCGGATTCACTGGCTGCGGTTATGGGGCAATTTACGCAAGGAGTTTGCCACCGCGGCGATGCTGGGTACGGGATGCGGGCTGGTTGTGGGGCTGGTCGCGTTTGTCTGGAAGGGATCGGGTTTGGTTTCGCTCTCCATCGGTGCGAGCATCGCCCTGGCGATGCTCACGGCATGCCTGCTGGGGGTGCTCATTCCGACGACCATTCGCCGGTTCAACCGTGATCCGCGGATTGCCGCCGGCCCGATCGTGCTTGCCTCCGCCGACATCGCCACGCTGGCTTTCTACTTCAGCCTCTCCGGCTGGCTCCTGGGTCGATGA